A single window of Ignavibacteriales bacterium DNA harbors:
- a CDS encoding sugar ABC transporter substrate-binding protein produces the protein MKKIFILVLLTSLVYFFAGCRKSDKEINGKPTIAFVMKTLNNPYFIEMQKGAEEAAKRLGVNLVVQAADREVDVEKQMQIIENLIQRKVSALCITPSGSKEIVPAIVKANEAGIPVLIVDTRIDKQTLTEAQAKIVTFIGSDNIDGGRIAGKFIVDKLGGKGNIVVLEGIPGHETGDARLKGFYEVIKDNKEIKVIATQTANWERDQGYVVFQNILQAHPDVEAVFACNDMMALGAVEAISAAKKKHKIIVVGFDAIQDSRDAIMNDQMNGSIAQHPEEMGRLSVENAFKVIKGEKIPTEIPVRIELITKDRLQK, from the coding sequence ATGAAAAAAATATTTATTCTAGTACTACTTACAAGCTTGGTCTATTTTTTTGCGGGATGCAGAAAGTCGGATAAAGAGATTAATGGAAAACCCACAATTGCTTTTGTAATGAAAACTTTGAACAATCCTTATTTTATTGAAATGCAAAAAGGTGCCGAAGAAGCTGCAAAAAGATTGGGAGTAAATTTAGTGGTTCAAGCAGCGGACAGAGAAGTTGATGTTGAAAAACAAATGCAGATAATTGAAAATTTGATTCAGAGAAAAGTTTCTGCCCTTTGTATTACTCCAAGCGGATCTAAAGAAATTGTCCCGGCAATAGTTAAAGCCAATGAGGCAGGTATTCCTGTATTAATCGTAGATACAAGAATTGATAAACAAACTTTAACAGAAGCTCAAGCAAAGATTGTGACTTTTATAGGTTCCGATAATATTGATGGCGGAAGAATTGCCGGAAAATTTATTGTCGATAAACTTGGCGGTAAAGGGAATATTGTAGTACTGGAAGGAATCCCCGGTCATGAAACAGGTGATGCAAGATTGAAAGGGTTTTATGAAGTGATAAAAGATAACAAAGAGATAAAAGTTATTGCAACACAAACAGCTAATTGGGAAAGAGATCAGGGCTATGTAGTTTTTCAAAATATTCTTCAGGCACATCCGGACGTGGAAGCAGTATTTGCATGTAACGATATGATGGCTCTCGGTGCAGTTGAAGCAATTTCGGCTGCAAAAAAGAAACATAAAATTATTGTTGTCGGATTCGATGCGATTCAAGACAGCAGAGATGCGATCATGAACGATCAAATGAACGGTTCAATTGCACAACATCCTGAAGAGATGGGAAGACTTTCGGTTGAAAATGCTTTCAAAGTTATTAAAGGTGAAAAAATCCCTACGGAAATTCCGGTTCGAATTGAATTAATAACAAAGGACAGGTTACAGAAATAA
- a CDS encoding anaerobic glycerol-3-phosphate dehydrogenase subunit C, producing MWSDTKIVSNKAPWLNELEEKLQGKVQSDKVTKQLYSTAACIFEIVPLAVVIPKNIEDIKTAINICNKYKIPILPRGAGSSLSGNSVGEAVILDLTHHFKEINIINDELVRSGVSVVLNNLQAELKQHNRKFAPDPSSGNVCVIGGMLGNNSGGPHTLKHGNMYRHVEEINVILSNGKIFNARNILLNEIATLDDFHRPYYEKVKLLLEEYSEKINFSRPHTTKSASGYQVWDILTETHLNMASLFVGSEGTLGVFTEAVLKTIPIVKRRGMISLYFTDLEKMGIAVSHLRSLGASAIEYVDQSFLHLALTFRPELQKFLPGHVKFLLYVEFENDDEASIGKVLQECEKIICLDEKLAELGSYSVNEEEIENIFRVRKAATVILNKIEGKEKPLPFAEDCAIHPSLFPKFLVDVSKIMDDYPFRYAMFGHAGDGNLHIRPLLNLKDEKSFANAEDFMEKFVDLVIKYNGTMTAEHGDGRLRTPYMEKIFPKLIQLFKEIKNLFDPAGIMNPDILVPLKNYKWNENLRYTPEYSYVEISQRMNSENWRAEIEKCHGCGTCREYCPVFQATGEEEATARSKANILRGIISGKISTSEINSDHFYKIMNNCLNCGQCLTDCPTGVNIPGIAVLAKEKLHEERAFKLNEIILQRGKTVSGLASLVPKLSNKSLSYSSVRKIMDVTLGIHSKRNFPNFARAEKRLQSNTQSKRVVLWTGCAAQFNDPDGELESSIQILNKLGFEIISPEWECCNIAKLSYGNFKDCQKDIDFNIKTLLPYCDQNIPIVFTAASCGYAFMHEHKIFFPENNYIKKIAERSYDIHEFLGEIFAEGEYKNSFAPINERIVYHAPCHLKTQKNKYGPTDLLKMIPGLELVKIKDSCCGIAGTFGMKKENFELSMAIGSTLFSEIKKTKVDYALSGCGTCQIQIKQGTGLEVIHPIVLINQSFQH from the coding sequence ATGTGGAGTGATACTAAGATAGTAAGCAACAAAGCACCATGGCTGAATGAGCTTGAAGAAAAGTTACAGGGGAAAGTTCAGTCGGATAAAGTTACAAAGCAATTGTATAGCACCGCTGCTTGTATATTTGAAATAGTACCGCTTGCTGTTGTAATCCCCAAAAATATCGAAGATATTAAAACCGCAATCAATATTTGTAATAAATATAAAATTCCTATTCTGCCTCGTGGTGCAGGTTCAAGTCTATCCGGTAATTCGGTTGGTGAAGCTGTAATTCTTGATTTGACTCATCACTTCAAAGAAATAAATATTATAAATGATGAACTAGTAAGAAGCGGTGTTAGCGTTGTACTAAATAATTTGCAAGCCGAATTGAAACAACATAACAGAAAATTTGCACCGGATCCAAGCAGTGGTAATGTTTGTGTCATTGGAGGAATGCTGGGGAATAACAGCGGCGGTCCGCACACACTAAAACACGGAAATATGTACCGGCACGTTGAAGAAATTAATGTCATTCTTTCGAACGGCAAAATATTTAATGCAAGAAATATTCTGCTGAATGAAATTGCTACTTTAGATGACTTTCATAGACCATATTATGAAAAAGTAAAATTACTTCTTGAAGAATATTCTGAAAAAATAAATTTCAGCCGACCTCATACAACAAAGAGTGCTTCCGGTTACCAAGTATGGGATATTCTAACCGAGACCCATCTAAATATGGCATCACTATTTGTTGGAAGTGAAGGAACATTAGGTGTTTTTACTGAAGCAGTGCTCAAAACAATTCCAATTGTAAAACGTCGCGGAATGATCTCTTTGTATTTCACAGATCTAGAAAAGATGGGAATTGCTGTAAGCCATTTACGATCTTTAGGCGCTTCTGCCATAGAATATGTGGATCAATCATTTCTACATCTTGCGCTGACTTTCCGACCGGAACTTCAAAAATTTTTACCAGGGCATGTAAAATTTTTACTTTACGTTGAATTTGAAAATGATGACGAAGCGAGTATCGGTAAAGTCTTACAAGAGTGTGAAAAAATAATCTGCCTCGATGAGAAATTAGCCGAGCTCGGTTCCTATTCAGTAAATGAAGAAGAGATCGAAAATATTTTCCGTGTTCGAAAAGCAGCCACCGTAATTCTGAATAAAATTGAAGGAAAAGAAAAACCTCTTCCATTTGCAGAAGATTGCGCAATTCATCCAAGCCTATTCCCAAAATTTTTAGTTGATGTTTCTAAAATTATGGATGATTACCCGTTTCGTTATGCAATGTTCGGTCATGCCGGCGATGGAAATTTGCATATCAGACCATTGCTGAATTTGAAAGATGAAAAATCATTCGCGAATGCTGAAGATTTCATGGAAAAATTTGTTGATCTGGTTATTAAATATAACGGGACTATGACGGCAGAACATGGTGATGGTAGATTGAGAACTCCATATATGGAGAAAATATTTCCGAAGCTGATTCAATTATTTAAAGAAATTAAAAATCTTTTTGATCCCGCCGGGATAATGAACCCGGATATTCTTGTTCCGCTTAAAAATTATAAATGGAATGAAAATTTAAGATATACACCTGAATACAGTTACGTTGAAATATCTCAAAGAATGAACAGTGAAAATTGGAGAGCAGAAATTGAAAAATGTCACGGATGCGGAACTTGCCGTGAATATTGCCCTGTATTTCAAGCGACCGGTGAAGAAGAAGCAACAGCCAGATCCAAAGCAAATATTCTTCGCGGAATTATTTCTGGAAAAATTTCCACTTCCGAAATCAACTCCGATCACTTTTATAAAATTATGAATAACTGTTTGAATTGCGGTCAATGCTTGACCGACTGTCCCACCGGTGTAAACATACCCGGAATTGCCGTACTCGCAAAGGAGAAACTTCATGAAGAACGAGCATTTAAATTAAACGAGATTATTCTTCAAAGAGGGAAGACTGTAAGCGGACTTGCTTCATTGGTCCCAAAATTAAGTAACAAATCCTTATCGTATTCTTCGGTAAGAAAAATTATGGATGTTACTTTGGGGATTCATAGCAAAAGGAATTTCCCAAATTTTGCACGAGCGGAAAAAAGATTGCAGAGTAATACTCAAAGTAAAAGAGTAGTTTTATGGACCGGTTGCGCCGCACAGTTTAATGATCCTGATGGAGAACTTGAAAGCAGTATTCAAATCTTAAACAAACTCGGTTTCGAAATAATTTCACCTGAATGGGAATGTTGTAATATCGCAAAATTATCATATGGTAATTTTAAAGATTGCCAAAAAGATATTGATTTTAATATCAAAACATTACTCCCGTATTGTGATCAAAATATCCCAATTGTCTTTACTGCTGCATCTTGCGGTTATGCATTTATGCACGAACACAAAATCTTTTTCCCGGAAAATAATTATATAAAAAAAATTGCCGAAAGAAGCTACGATATTCACGAATTCTTAGGAGAGATATTTGCGGAAGGAGAATATAAAAATTCTTTCGCACCGATTAACGAGCGGATTGTATATCACGCACCATGTCATCTCAAGACACAAAAAAATAAATACGGTCCAACTGATTTATTAAAAATGATCCCGGGTCTTGAACTAGTCAAAATAAAAGATAGCTGTTGTGGAATCGCCGGAACATTCGGCATGAAAAAAGAAAACTTCGAACTTTCTATGGCAATAGGATCTACACTTTTTAGTGAAATAAAAAAAACAAAAGTTGATTACGCTCTTTCTGGATGCGGGACTTGTCAAATTCAAATTAAGCAAGGTACCGGTCTGGAAGTTATTCATCCAATTGTGCTGATTAACCAATCATTTCAACATTAG
- a CDS encoding alcohol dehydrogenase catalytic domain-containing protein, protein MKMMKTLAYKDIGKIVLEERPIPKVTEPFEVVIKVFACGICGTDVKIMEGKHVVGDDIAIGHEFCGVVKEIGSHVTSIKVGDRVAVDNSLRCGLCEACRTGNSPQCEWLKTKSIGIFQNGGYAEYCLLPENACFKIPDEMDDITATQVETLGTVLNGMNTVQMQCWDTVVILGFGPIGYLFAALAKNVAAKVLVTEIDPFRINVAKQLGVPVLNPNEVDLEKEILAFTDGKGADVVIDACGSQLENAIKYVLPGGKILAFGMDSSIKATVIPNTITRKAIKILGTYIGQNTIVPAIKILESGKINMKPFFTEVIPLENGVSSFGKLGLDLATLKHIPKQAMKIVIKP, encoded by the coding sequence ATGAAAATGATGAAAACATTAGCTTATAAGGATATTGGTAAAATAGTACTTGAAGAAAGACCGATTCCCAAAGTAACTGAACCTTTTGAAGTTGTTATAAAAGTTTTTGCATGTGGAATCTGCGGAACGGATGTAAAAATTATGGAAGGTAAACATGTCGTTGGTGATGATATTGCAATCGGACATGAATTTTGTGGAGTCGTTAAAGAAATAGGAAGTCATGTTACTTCCATTAAGGTTGGCGATAGAGTAGCTGTTGATAATAGTCTGAGATGTGGTTTATGTGAAGCTTGCCGAACCGGTAACAGCCCTCAATGTGAATGGTTGAAAACAAAATCAATCGGTATTTTCCAAAATGGTGGTTATGCAGAATATTGTTTGTTGCCAGAGAATGCTTGCTTTAAAATCCCGGATGAAATGGATGACATTACTGCAACACAAGTTGAAACATTAGGAACCGTTCTGAATGGAATGAATACCGTCCAGATGCAATGCTGGGATACCGTTGTTATTCTTGGGTTCGGACCGATAGGATATCTGTTTGCAGCTCTTGCAAAAAATGTAGCTGCAAAAGTTTTGGTTACGGAAATTGATCCGTTTAGAATTAATGTCGCTAAACAGTTAGGAGTTCCGGTTCTCAATCCTAACGAAGTTGATCTTGAAAAAGAAATATTAGCTTTCACTGACGGTAAAGGTGCGGATGTAGTAATTGATGCATGTGGTAGTCAATTAGAAAATGCAATCAAATATGTTTTACCTGGTGGAAAGATTTTAGCCTTTGGAATGGACAGCAGTATAAAAGCTACCGTAATTCCAAATACTATAACGAGGAAGGCGATAAAAATATTGGGTACATATATAGGCCAGAATACAATAGTTCCGGCAATTAAAATATTAGAGTCAGGTAAAATAAATATGAAACCTTTCTTTACTGAAGTTATCCCATTGGAGAATGGAGTATCTTCATTTGGTAAATTAGGACTAGATCTGGCAACACTTAAACATATTCCTAAACAGGCTATGAAGATAGTAATTAAACCATAG
- a CDS encoding MFS transporter, with the protein MKKIFKFFATGPDIAPIEDEKLVNSLYKKYRFQVMMAITVGYGVVYTCRLALSVVKKPLIDGGIFSADDLGIIGSAIFYTYAFGKLTNGFLADHANIKRFFSFGVLISALINLAMGWTPLLWVWVVLWALNGWFQGFGAPAGIVSMTQWFSNNERGRKYGIWSTAHSIGEGLTFVGVAGLVSLFGWRAGFIGPGLTCVIVAVLLYIYLQDRPKTLGLPTIADWRNDHGVPVLGGDGKQPSIWTLQRSILKIPAIWVLALSSATMYVTRYAINSWGILYLQEEKGYSLLEAGSMLGLTTIAGMLGCLAYGYASDKLFHARRPPVTLIVGILEIISLLIIFYAPPGNPTLLTIAFLFYGFSLNGLVTTLGGLFATDIAPKKAAGAAMGFIGVFSYLAAATQERISGFLIEKGTTIVDGVRHYDFSTVTIFWVGASVVSLILATSLWKAKVSD; encoded by the coding sequence ATGAAAAAAATATTTAAATTTTTCGCTACGGGCCCAGATATAGCTCCTATTGAAGATGAAAAGCTCGTAAATTCTCTTTATAAGAAATATAGATTTCAAGTGATGATGGCAATCACTGTAGGTTATGGTGTAGTTTATACTTGCCGCCTCGCATTATCTGTTGTAAAAAAACCATTAATTGATGGTGGGATTTTTTCCGCCGATGACTTAGGAATTATTGGTTCAGCTATTTTTTATACATATGCGTTCGGAAAACTGACGAACGGATTTCTTGCAGACCATGCCAACATTAAACGGTTTTTTTCTTTTGGTGTACTCATCTCCGCATTAATCAATCTTGCTATGGGATGGACACCACTCTTGTGGGTTTGGGTTGTGCTTTGGGCTTTGAATGGATGGTTCCAAGGTTTTGGAGCACCTGCCGGTATAGTATCAATGACTCAATGGTTTAGCAATAATGAACGTGGTCGCAAATATGGGATCTGGAGTACTGCACATTCAATAGGTGAAGGATTGACTTTTGTAGGTGTTGCGGGTCTTGTAAGTCTTTTTGGATGGCGGGCTGGTTTTATTGGACCAGGTTTGACGTGCGTAATTGTAGCAGTTTTGCTCTATATCTATTTGCAAGATCGACCTAAAACATTAGGATTGCCAACTATTGCAGATTGGAGGAATGACCATGGTGTTCCTGTATTAGGTGGTGATGGAAAACAACCTAGCATTTGGACTCTTCAACGTTCGATATTAAAAATACCTGCGATTTGGGTTCTTGCACTATCAAGTGCAACTATGTATGTAACTAGGTACGCAATCAATAGCTGGGGCATTCTTTATTTACAGGAAGAAAAAGGATATTCACTTCTCGAAGCCGGAAGTATGCTTGGATTAACAACCATTGCTGGTATGTTAGGCTGCTTAGCATATGGCTATGCATCCGATAAATTGTTTCATGCAAGACGTCCTCCGGTTACGTTAATAGTTGGTATTTTAGAAATCATTTCATTATTAATAATCTTTTACGCACCTCCTGGAAATCCTACTTTATTAACAATTGCATTCCTCTTTTATGGTTTTTCACTTAATGGTTTAGTTACAACTTTAGGTGGATTATTTGCCACTGACATTGCACCCAAAAAAGCTGCGGGTGCTGCAATGGGTTTTATCGGAGTTTTCAGTTATCTGGCAGCAGCAACACAAGAACGCATAAGCGGGTTTTTGATTGAAAAAGGGACTACAATAGTTGATGGTGTAAGACATTACGATTTTAGTACTGTGACAATTTTTTGGGTAGGTGCTTCCGTTGTTTCATTAATTCTTGCAACCTCACTCTGGAAAGCAAAGGTGAGTGACTAA
- a CDS encoding PfkB family carbohydrate kinase, giving the protein MTEQLKKYDIVFLGNYTKDTIITSTGTRYLDGGGFNYGAHAAKMLGMSVAAVTRLNKDDKRVVDKLQKIGVDVFPFYTLSSTHMVLDYPTSDPDDRILSSPATAGSFTPDQFYDLEAKAFLMNGSIRGEIPFDVVEYLRKKNALLVGDLQGFIRIVALDNKLLHAPWPEKEKFLALLDILKTDAVEAESLTGENDIRKAAKILADMGPKEVVLTHRDGILVLAYGIFYEAKFYSNSLVGRSGRGDTCIASYVAKRLTSPPEIAIKWSAATTSLKMEVEGPFLRSIEEIKKLIEEKYLG; this is encoded by the coding sequence ATGACTGAACAATTAAAGAAGTACGATATAGTTTTTCTTGGCAATTATACTAAAGACACAATAATTACCTCTACCGGGACTAGATACCTGGATGGCGGCGGATTTAATTATGGCGCACACGCAGCCAAGATGCTCGGAATGAGTGTTGCCGCCGTAACAAGACTTAATAAAGATGATAAACGTGTTGTAGATAAATTACAAAAAATTGGTGTTGATGTATTTCCTTTTTATACCCTTTCTTCTACACATATGGTTTTAGATTATCCAACTTCAGATCCTGATGATAGAATATTAAGTAGCCCGGCAACAGCAGGTTCTTTTACCCCAGATCAATTTTATGATTTGGAAGCAAAAGCCTTTTTGATGAACGGATCAATTCGTGGAGAGATTCCCTTTGATGTTGTTGAATACCTTCGCAAAAAAAATGCTCTCCTTGTAGGCGACTTGCAAGGATTTATTAGAATCGTTGCTTTAGACAACAAATTGCTTCATGCACCATGGCCGGAAAAAGAAAAATTTCTTGCATTGCTGGATATCTTAAAAACAGATGCTGTTGAAGCAGAATCTTTAACAGGTGAAAATGATATTAGAAAAGCAGCTAAAATTCTTGCGGATATGGGTCCTAAAGAAGTTGTGCTTACCCACCGAGATGGAATTCTAGTCCTAGCTTATGGAATATTTTACGAAGCAAAGTTTTATTCAAACAGCTTAGTAGGAAGAAGCGGTAGAGGTGATACTTGCATCGCTTCATATGTGGCTAAACGGCTTACATCACCGCCTGAAATAGCTATAAAATGGTCGGCTGCAACAACTAGTCTTAAAATGGAAGTTGAGGGACCTTTCCTAAGAAGCATCGAAGAAATAAAGAAATTAATAGAGGAAAAGTATTTAGGATAA
- a CDS encoding metallophosphoesterase: MRNKFLSRFVSLLFSVVLCQVSIAQNITKDFSFIVSSDQRAHATEAFRSHEYTMGGYEAIKKVGKGSFMIVLGDLDPPQATFDLIDNILGKDYKRYAVVGNHDIENPESIEYLRAMNRGNISLPNIVRKGPAGSEETTYSFDYGDVHFVVLNVYYDGKADNAADGNIAPELLSWFENDLKLNKKKHVFVFGHEPLFPVLDMETGTVRHEGDALDKYPLNTLKFEQVLQKYKVTAYLSGHVHCASYSSINGIWLLNSGHIYGQEDNYTAEKLYARLITEIEKAKSTGVSQQDAIKVFFQSQLKEIKKVVFNFGFGDGKGTDYKSLTDEETWKHFNEFFDNCLRDKSELQRYSQLFWKNTIWRPSTFLKIKIHGNSAILEIYRDKDFFGNYELKHTQVLYK, translated from the coding sequence ATGAGAAATAAATTTTTATCAAGATTTGTATCACTTCTTTTTTCCGTAGTTCTATGCCAAGTATCAATCGCTCAAAATATAACAAAGGATTTTTCATTTATTGTTTCGAGTGATCAAAGAGCTCATGCAACTGAAGCGTTTCGTTCGCACGAATACACGATGGGAGGATATGAAGCGATAAAGAAAGTGGGCAAGGGCTCATTTATGATTGTTCTCGGAGACCTCGATCCACCTCAAGCAACGTTTGACCTAATTGATAATATACTCGGTAAAGACTACAAAAGGTATGCAGTTGTTGGAAATCATGATATTGAAAATCCCGAGAGTATTGAATACTTAAGAGCAATGAATAGAGGCAATATATCTTTGCCGAATATTGTTAGAAAAGGTCCTGCAGGATCTGAAGAAACAACATATTCATTTGATTACGGGGATGTTCATTTTGTTGTGTTGAACGTTTATTATGATGGGAAAGCTGATAATGCAGCAGATGGAAATATTGCACCTGAACTTCTTAGCTGGTTTGAAAATGATTTAAAACTGAACAAGAAAAAACATGTTTTTGTCTTTGGGCACGAACCGCTTTTTCCGGTTCTGGATATGGAAACAGGAACAGTCCGCCACGAAGGAGATGCATTAGATAAATATCCTTTGAACACATTAAAATTTGAACAAGTGCTTCAGAAATATAAAGTCACAGCATATTTAAGCGGACATGTGCACTGCGCTTCATATTCAAGCATTAATGGAATATGGCTGCTCAATTCTGGACATATCTATGGACAGGAAGATAATTACACAGCAGAAAAATTGTACGCAAGATTGATTACGGAAATTGAAAAAGCTAAGTCAACTGGAGTCTCACAACAAGATGCTATAAAGGTGTTCTTCCAATCTCAGCTCAAAGAGATTAAAAAAGTTGTCTTTAATTTCGGATTCGGGGACGGCAAAGGGACGGACTACAAAAGTTTGACAGATGAAGAAACATGGAAACATTTTAATGAGTTTTTTGACAATTGCTTAAGAGACAAATCTGAATTACAAAGGTATTCACAGTTATTTTGGAAAAACACTATTTGGAGACCAAGTACATTCCTGAAAATTAAAATTCACGGAAATAGTGCCATTTTGGAAATTTACAGAGACAAAGATTTTTTTGGAAATTATGAATTAAAACATACTCAAGTACTATATAA